The Cydia amplana chromosome 21, ilCydAmpl1.1, whole genome shotgun sequence genome includes a window with the following:
- the LOC134658216 gene encoding putative uncharacterized protein DDB_G0282133, translated as MEDIKFRFLSFTEPPKSLQKPIDHCPSVGYFFERQDLHNYPGTCYLCYCNNDDQAVCTIRDSERCDHNESSVDRTDLRDSNDVEEYGETTGKNKRRRSRRGLMELFFEDAKKDVMLKSMAQASGEECKPKSSKSIGCPPKDWCTGCLVCDCDDNGEWKCHVMSFCEDKTLRPKTRKNKKIELNEIDTAETDERKDTTTNTIPKKNDKRSVKQKKNKKTPKPKTSTTSTTTNKHQKPKIGVKTNELLTPVEINRIKKTPIANKQHDSHGKKATVIYIPRSRRNKRNVLPLTEVPTNSTIMENDTVNISVVNGDQVEPLTSVLGLYENVPSDLNNYNYTVDNNVTEKYDDEVTDSGKVYESTIKYVDIITNNYHDLDTENVTATATPNYTNKEVENTTQQLNYDLQSVDLNNYTVNETTTQYNQLNLEKNHTLETTTSIDYSSDRNVYTVKELIFNYTNLETTTVIKNNREINNTDNKINNNTNVTKTIVKKGYVTDIDKIIRDLKKYILDKRDKSNKTNELIAKNTSISRTFKSSTADFDKMLRNISHNTIKNNSKQNRMIAIQYLKKIYSQLLSTKNNKSQLKNIDVMESLCDTFGPCKISSYKMEMLLNDKITELICEAKETLNVIRIIKSILQSIDDETNSTDKHINAEVEFKSYVKKLNAVLTDSYKNPLTETEMTQMNFIKNNTKIFINSIGKFAFILNDILELIHSERIKFNNLRKRKILIKRVSRHKVSQPLHKIKALFLKFNTLQNSFMRDMYQAITDLEKQNEQNALMNKMNDKSVNYMRDTRYKKSVEEYMNKINYNLERLKVLALNMGTNRRKKRDLMDHDDAVEYLLTLMEYLLKHKNPVNSPQVADGIDLLIDAIRRAPDIRPIKQQTSIMPSFPMVKSTSKTSSESEDDNSKSKSSKEDSKDDWSFDKQYSNDTRIVTLNTEEPNAYRRQATDVSQNPASGDITTSTTTKYVDVEDMVFNGDEVPKVYIATIPTWYDDSEKEEAKPTIPKKSEKITNESASVEEESILTNRTVVDTDVKKENNATTTENPMMTQFDRLNEEYEKQIKGKALSLKTVKSKRKKNKRPRKKTKVDNKSDVSAITKEVDEEKTRKKVIVEEALLRKHIVTSTEDDPFLIDDESLSRDVTHLNSMQNSVFPSYFN; from the exons atggaggATATTAAATTTAGATTTCTTTCTTTCACAGAGCCTCCCAAATCTCTCCAAAAGCCAATAGACCACTGCCCCAGCGTAGGCTACTTCTTTGAGCGGCAGGACCTCCACAACTACCCTGGGACATGCTACCTCTGCTACTGCAACAATGATGACCAGGCTGTCTGCACTATCCGGGACAGCGAGCGTTGTGACCACAATGAGTCTAGTGTGGACAGGACGGATCTTAGGGACTCGAATGATGTGGAAGAATATGGAGAAACGACAGGAAAGAATAAACGCAG AAGATCCCGGAGAGGCTTAATGGAGCTGTTCTTTGAAGATGCTAAGAAAGATG taATGTTGAAGAGTATGGCGCAAGCGAGCGGCGAAGAGTGCAAACCGAAGTCAAGCAAGAGTATAGGATGTCCACCAA aggACTGGTGCACCGGATGTTTAGTTTGCGATTGCGATGACAATGGCGAGTGGAAGTGTCATGTGATGAGTTTCTGCGAAGATA aAACTCTACGACCAAAAACtagaaaaaataagaaaattgaaTTAAATGAAATTGATACTGCAGAAACTGATGAAAGAAAGGATACTACAACGAATACTATTCCGAAGAAAAACGACAAAAGATCTgttaaacaaaagaaaaataagaaaacacCAAAACCTAAAACAAGCACGACTAGCACGACAACAAATAAACACCAAAAACCAAAAATTGGTGTAAAGACG AACGAACTGCTGACACCGGTTGAAATAAATCGCATAAAAAAGACACCGATTGCTAATAAACAACATGATAGTCACGGAAAGAAAGCAACAGTTATTTATATTCCAAGATCGAGAAGGAATAAGAGGAATGTTCTGCCACTGACCGAGGTTCCTACTAATTCAACTATTATGGAAAATGACACGG TGAACATCTCTGTTGTAAATGGCGACCAAGTGGAGCCCTTGACGAGTGTGCTTGGATTATACGAAAACGTTCCATCGGACCTAAACAATTATAACTACACTGTTGATAATAATGTTACGGAAAAATACGACGATGAAGTAACAGACAGTGGTAAAGTTTACGAATCAACGATAAAGTATGTAGATATAATAACGAATAACTACCATGATTTGGACACCGAAAATGTTACAGCTACGGCCACGCCTAATTATACGAATAAAGAAGTAGAAAACACTACTCAGCAATTAAACTACGACTTGCAATCCGTAGATTTAAATAACTATACTGTCAACGAAACAACTACTCAATATAATCAGTTGAATTTAGAAAAGAATCATACTTTGGAAACGACTACTTCAATTGATTATTCTTCCGATAGGAATGTTTATACtgtcaaagaattaatattcaATTACACGAATTTGGAAACAACTActgttatcaaaaataatcgaGAAATAAACAAtacagataataaaataaataacaacacGAATGTGACAAAAACCATCGTTAAAAAAGGCTATGTTACAGATATAGACAAAATTataagagatttaaaaaaatatatattagataAACGGGATAAatctaataaaacaaatgaacttATTGCAAAAAATACCTCAATCAGTAGAACATTCAAATCAAGCACAGCCGATTTTGACAAAATGCTGCGAAATATTTCTCATAATACAATAAAGAATAATTCAAAACAAAATCGCATgattgctatacaatatttgaaaaaaatatatagtcaattactgtcaacaaaaaataataaatcacagCTCAAGAACATTGATGTCATGGAATCGCTATGTGATACTTTTGGGCCGTGTAAAATCAGTTCTTATAAAATGGAAATGTTGTTGAATGATAAAATTACTGAACTTATATGTGAAGCTAAAGAAACTTTGAACGTAATAAGAATAATCAAAAGTATCTTGCAATCAATTGATGATGAAACGAATAGCACTGACAAACACATAAACGCCGAGGTGGAATTCAAAagttatgtaaaaaaattaaacgcaGTATTAACAGATAGTTATAAAAACCCATTAACAGAAACTGAAATGACGCAgatgaattttattaaaaataatacaaaaatattcataaattcaATCGGAAAGTTTGCTTTTATTCTAAATGATATTTTAGAATTAATCCATTCAGAGAGAATAAAATTCAATAATTTACGAAAACGCAAAATCTTAATCAAGAGAGTATCTAGACATAAAGTAAGTCAAccattacataaaataaaagctcTTTTCTTGAAATTTAATACGCTACAAAACTCATTTATGCGCGACATGTATCAAGCAATAACTGACCTGGAaaaacaaaatgagcaaaatgcattaatgaataaaatgaatgatAAAAGCGTAAATTATATGCGAGATACAAGATACAAAAAGTCTGTTGAAGAGTATATGAATAAAATCAATTACAATTTGGAGAGATTGAAGGTTTTAGCCCTAAATATGGGCACAAACCGAAGAAAGAAGAGAGACCTTATGGACCATGACGATGCTGTGGAATATCTGCTGACACTGATGGAATATTTGTTGAAACACAAAAATCCAGTAAATTCTCCTCAAG TAGCAGATGGAATTGACTTGCTGATAGATGCGATTAGACGAGCGCCAGACATAAGGCCGATTAAGCAACAAACGTCTATAATGCCCTCATTTCCTATGGTTAAATCAACATCAAAAACAAGCAGCGAGTCCGAAGATGACAATTCAAAGAGCAAAAGCTCAAAGGAAGATTCTAAAGATGATTGGAGTTTTGATAAACAGTATTCTAATGACACACGAATAGTGACGCTAAATACCGAAGAGCCTAATGCTTATAGAAGACAGGCTACAGATGTATCTCAGAACCCTGCATCTGGAGATATAACGACATCAACAACTACAAAATATGTTGACGTTGAAGATATGGTTTTTAACGGAGATGAGGTTCCTAAAGTTTATATCGCTACGATTCCTACTTGGTATGATGACTCTGAAAAAGAAGAAGCAAAACCAACTATTCCCaaaaaatctgaaaaaataactaACGAATCAGCCAGTGTGGAAGAAGAATCTATCTTGACAAATAGAACTGTTGTAGATACGGATGTTAAGAAAGAAAATAACGCTACAACCACAGAAAATCCAATGATGACCCAATTTGATAGACTGAATGAAGAATacgaaaaacaaataaaaggAAAAGCTCTGTCGCTGAAGACTGTTAAGTCGAAGCGCAAGAAAAACAAACGTCCACGAAAGAAAACGAAAGTAGATAATAAAAGCGATGTCAGCGCCATCACGAAAGAAGTGGACGAAGAGAAGACTAGAAAGAAAGTTATAGTAGAAGAAGCTTTGCTACGCAAACACATTGTCACTTCTACAGAGGACGATCCCTTTCTGATAGATGATGAAAGTCTCTCAAGAGACGTAACGCATTTGAACTCCATGCAGAATTCCGTTTTCCctagttattttaattaa
- the LOC134657935 gene encoding uncharacterized protein LOC134657935 has translation MLVATALALLSAVAALDPSLSFHYVKYPRVFRRNEVACQVCYGEFDCLSMDRCGYNAAVTDVLVEGDGMKIVNDELKTKMDSMMYDLVLEDSLTEYNVCIPLISSYTTCSKDNICLGCESCDCDESGQWNCSETSKCSNVHLDIDYRIITSVAESLKDVKPPRYKRSYDGSEEASTRSMFDDLMDWMGVSKANDVKVINDITPRSTAIVTASATMKNLTNDDNNNLVFDDILTNDNLEDFINHSGDDMNYVKKHESNDTNKFLKMLRNIEEGKDDKTPVDNPHLNINLLKDLRKYIKEKSYANEPSNDQPNSINAILTDTDDIDPDKQPSDINSVAVVLKRNVRHVNETKLENQTKTIENRKTKANNVTPSLDIKKINVTYSEKELQHIIDVVTVLIRNERKEINHLNYVRESLLKLLKKYQTNSNVSDIIHKQNSDENAKKHGNWRVDMLNFYMSNLKRDVKDTLRDIYAIIKLKKLGVNSVAESVSNIKPLLFALTSYYMKNFRDYRQTEHAKNNSNIDNRFVTNTTPSIDTSPIHKIYDSEPKPERRVFQPSTSNIYQIKLIKRALTRMLVMIDNDRISTNALSPLSSKIKNILKRIVNKQYIKGFADTHPSIRDQNFNLTQLLTSLVEEWQNMSAEMHTLKPADQLYHMKLLHLSLSQGIDKITDALVSIQFGLSRRMSFIEEYVGKNLIADISNYLSSIDQRIKNFAIKTIFAEAFTPKRRDEQTGSLWHHIKNAFSNSNKNLRKYIQGKIKPKSYIVNDKVRRRAEEVNKQKFLEVMKKWQHNFEAYRARNKRSVKQYTKRLNHIIPKYLRGIKGNNTLNAKLNKRIAVGNIGKPKKGVRTQHTQH, from the exons ATGTTGGTTGCGACGGCGCTTGCGCTCCTCAGTGCTGTGGCCG CCTTAGACCCATCGCTGTCGTTTCACTACGTGAAGTACCCTCGAGTTTTTCGGCGGAATGAAGTGGCTTGCCAAGTCTGCTATGGGGAGTTTGACTGTCTCAGCATGGACCGGTGTGGCTACAACGCAGCTGTTACAGACGTCTTGGTAGAAGGAGATGGAATG aAAATCGTGAACGACGAATTGAAGACTAAAATGGATTCAATGATGTATGATTTAGTTCTGGaag ATTCGTTAACAGAATACAATGTATGTATTCCTCTCATCTCATCGTATACAACTTGCAGTAAAG ACAACATCTGCCTAGGCTGCGAGTCGTGCGACTGCGACGAATCGGGCCAATGGAATTGTAGTGAAACCTCGAAATGCAGCAACGTACATTTGGACATCGACTATCGAATAATCACATCGGTTGCCGAGAGCTTAAAAGACGTGAAAC CACCAAGATATAAGAGATCTTATGATGGCTCAGAGGAAGCATCGACACGTAGTATGTTTGATGACCTAATGGATTGGATGGGCGTCTCCAAAGCCAACGATGTTAAAGTCATCAATGATATTACTCCTCGGTCTACAGCTATTG TGACAGCCTCAGCTACCATGAAAAATCTTACCAATGATGACAATAATAATTTGGTGTTTGATGACATACTAACTAATGATAATCTGGAAGACTTCATAAATCATTCGGGAGACGATATGAATTATGTCAAAAAACACGAAAGTAATGAtacaaataagtttttaaaaatgcttaggaatattgaagaaggcaaaGATGATAAAACACCAGTAGATAACCCTCATCTAAATATAAATTtgcttaaagatctaagaaaaTATATCAAAGAAAAGTCTTATGCGAATG AACCTTCAAATGATCAACCAAATAGTATTAATGCTATATTAACCGACACTGATGATATTGACCCCGATAAACAGCCATCTGATATTAATTCTGTCGCTGTAGTATTAAAAAGAAACGTAAGACACGTGAATGAGACTAAACTAGAAAATCAAACCAAAACAATAGAAAATCGAAAAACAAAAGCAAATAACGTGACACCAAGTTTAGACATCAAGAAAATAAACGTAACATATTCAGAAAAGGAACTACAACACATTATAGATGTTGTAACTGTATTAATTCGTAATGAACGAAAAGAGataaatcatttaaattacGTTAGAGAGAGTCTCCTAAAATTActtaagaaatatcaaactaatTCAAACGTTTCTGATATCATACACAAGCAAAATTCTGACGAAAATGCTAAAAAACATGGAAACTGGAGAGTTGATATGCTAAATTTCTATATGAGTAATTTGAAAAGGGATGTAAAAGATACATTAAGAGATATTTACGcaattataaaacttaaaaagctAGGAGTGAATTCTGTTGCAGAAAGTGTCTCAAATATTAAGCCTTTATTATTTGCgttaacatcttattatatgaAAAACTTTAGAGATTATCGACAAACTGAACATGCGAAAAATAATAGCAACATAGATAATAGATTTGTAACAAATACTACACCATCGATAGATACTTCTCCAATACACAAAATATATGATTCGGAACCAAAACCTGAACGAAGGGTATTCCAGCCAAGTACCAGTAATATTTATCAAATAAAGCTTATAAAGCGAGCGCTTACAAGAATGCTGGTAATGATAGATAACGACAGGATATCCACAAATGCTTTAAGCCCTCTATCATCTAAAATTAAGAACATTTTGAAAAGGATTGTCAACAAGCAATACATAAAAGGTTTTGCTGATACTCATCCATCAATAAGAgatcaaaattttaatttaacacaatTATTAACCTCCCTTGTAGAAGAATGGCAAAACATGTCAGCTGAAATGCATACACTCAAACCAGCGGATCAACTATATCACATGAAATTATTGCATTTATCTCTTTCGCAAGGAATAGATAAAATAACAGATGCTTTAGTTTCTATCCAGTTTGGGCTTAGTCGACGAATGAGCTTTATTGAAGAGTACGTTGGCAAGAATTTAATTGCCGATATTTCGAATTATTTATCCAGCATTGATCAACGTATAAAAAATTTCGCTATAAAAACAATCTTTGCAGAGGCATTTACTCCTAAGAGAAGAGATGAACAAACAGGATCCCTGTGGCATCACATCAAAAACGCATTTTCtaattcaaataaaaatttacGAAAATATATTCAAGGTAAAATAAAGCCTAAGTCGTACATAGTTAATGATAAAGTAAGAAGAAGAGCTGAAGAAGTGAATAAGCAAAAATTCTTAGAAGTCATGAAAAAATGGCAACATAATTTTGAGGCTTATCGTGCCAGAAATAAGAGATCGGTAAAACAGTACACAAAACGATTGAATCACATTATACCAAAGTATTTAAGAGGtattaaaggaaataatacattaaacgctaaattaaataaacgaataGCGGTGGGAAACATAG GAAAACCCAAAAAAGGCGTTAGAACCCAACACACTCAACACTGA